In Aedes albopictus strain Foshan chromosome 3, AalbF5, whole genome shotgun sequence, the following are encoded in one genomic region:
- the LOC109413753 gene encoding uncharacterized protein LOC109413753, producing MPPLAPPPDRSCSMCQSEDNSRMVCCDQCSNWFHFDCVGVTEDTANHPWICPSCARANMINPTVGSTSMPVPTSEPSTAKVPAPPAPPLATALPPPPTRPVQLSVDLQLKMLEEERALERKYLQRKYQLMMEASGTASNPLPTSHSMPDDSFRMPPCHSSPLRPAPPTAPELHLLEGIGGANETAMLNSSQIAARHAVAKELPIYSGEPEEWPLFIATYENTTRLCGYTPEENMVRLQRCLRGKALDAVRCQLLHPANLEHALSTLKMLFGRPEIIVHSLIEKINKIPAPKADRLSTLVDFALAVRNMVATVQACNLEEHLYNITLLHGLVERLPTMVKLNWATHRVRLPRVSLLEFSDWLYTVAEAASTVTMSSTSLPAYEAKPRRSGNREDGFISVHSEPQPQQGPTWTYQAKEGCVVCQNSCSTVENCPEFLNLNHPDRWAALRVHKLCRTCLGTHRGPCRSNDICGKNGCTFKHHRLLHNERAGTYTAARVSAEPEQGESSSNNVNLNQLNCNTHRWNEKSVLFQYVPVVLHHNGNTVHTYAFVDCGSHITLLEDELAADLNLRGEKHPLCIRWTADHCRFEDSAERVSLHVSGTENEDNKFLLSEVFTVKDLKLPAQTLSVSKLCRKYGYLKGLPVQSYNNIRPRLLIGMNNIRLGHALDSREGGENGPIATKTRLGWTIFGTCLDDHPKPSTVPYSFHICSHSTKADENLHAAVKNYFALDSIGITASRKELLSVDDERALKILQSNTRLENGRYTTSLLWKYDDVRLPNNKSMALRRHNCLVKRMKREPTLGETLKNKIADYIRKGYIRKLSHQEMHQPGNRIWYLPIFPVFNENKPGKVRIVWDAAAAVSGTSLNSVLLKGPDRLEPLSFVLYKFRERRIAICGDIEEMFHQVRMNEEDQQSQRFFFQDKMDTSEPDEYVMTVMTFGATCSPSSANFVINQNAERFAGQLPEAASAIRKSHYVDDMLASVDTESEAIQLAEDVRFIHQQGGFKMRGWISNSPTVRTALNSENIPGKSLDLNKEIALEKVLGMWWNTDTDEFQFKLSKERYADLLTGVKHPTKRELLSMLMSVYDPLGLIANFLMPLKLLLQEIWRSGVSWDEPIEFRHMQKWRAWLKYLPQASSVRIPRCYTKGRSYEKLSIELHTFVDASELGYCAVSYLRFEQAEQIDCVLVGAKTRVAPLKFVSIPRLELQAAVVGTRLAKSIQEGHSIGITQRYFWTDAADVLCWLRSDHRTYSQFVAFRITDILESSDITEWKYVPTKENVADEGTKIQRQIEFDADSRWRRGPPFLWGPRNNWPLEPLPKKMTTLEIRPSMLHHAVAPVLDCLQADKFSSWHRLRRITALVARFPSNIRQRIAGGSPVAGPLTSTELLQAEVFHYKRAQNDVYSDEITLLTAGSGKSTLPKGNRLYKLTPIIDDDGVLRIHGRIDACDYVGKNTKYPIVLPRGHALTRLVLQSIHEKYHHLCYETFVNETRKKFYIPKLRIECKRIQSSCQRCKVRKAQPAPPAMGNLPKARLAAYVRPFSYIGVDYFGPFNVAVGRRVEKRWGVLVTCLTVRAIHIELAHTLNTDSCIMALRNCFARRGVPIQIISDRGTNFIGAEKELKNALQSIDQDAMIREFTTSSTSWVFNPPATPHMGGSWERLIQSVKKILYEMQPNRLPKEEVLRNCLIEVENVVNSRPLTHVPIEDESSPALTPNHFLVGSSNGLKPLVPFDDRSTSLKQSHKTSQILANFFWKRWVDEYLPNITRRTKWFAPVKPIAVGDIVVIVDPKQPRNCWPKGKVLATNLSKDGQVRQASVQTSGGIFQRSAVNLAVLDVGANTSGSDQGPTTGGGCCARPLCDAAPTTP from the coding sequence ATGCCACCACTCGCCCCGCCTCCAGaccgcagctgctcgatgtgtCAGTCGGAAGACAACAGCCGGATGGTCTGTTGTGATCAGTGTAGTAACTGGTTTCATTTCGACTGTGTCGGGGTGACAGAAGACACTGCCAATCACCCATGGATTTGCCCGAGCTGCGCCAGAGCGAATATGATAAACCCCACAGTTGGCTCGACATCCATGCCAGTGCCAACCAGCGAACCGTCAACAGCAAAAGTACCTGCACCACCAGCGCCTCCACTAGCGACAGCTCTGCCACCTCCTCCCACACGCCCTGTCCAGCTGTCAGTTGACCTGCAGCTGAAAATGCTCGAGGAAGAACGAGCGCTAGAGCGAAAATACCTGCAGCGTAAATATCAGTTGATGATGGAAGCATCAGGAACAGCAAGTAATCCACTACCAACCTCCCATTCAATGCCCGATGATAGTTTTCGTATGCCACCATGTCACTCATCTCCGTTACGGCCAGCTCCACCAACCGCTCCTGAGCTCCACCTCCTTGAAGGCATAGGAGGGGCAAACGAGACAGCAATGCTTAACTCCAGCCAAATTGCAGCTCGTCACGCGGTGGCTAAAGAGCTACCCATCTACAGCGGCGAACCAGAAGAGTGGCCCCTATTTATCGCCACGTACGAAAACACCACTAGGCTATGCGGATATACCCCGGAGGAAAATATGGTTCGATTACAACGTTGCCTACGTGGAAAAGCACTGGATGCAGTAAGATGCCAGCTACTGCACCCCGCAAATTTGGAACACGCGCTCTCTACATTAAAAATGCTTTTTGGGCGTCCTGAGATTATAGTCCACAGCCTTAtcgagaaaattaacaaaatcccGGCACCGAAAGCAGACAGACTCAGTACACTTGTCGATTTTGCTCTAGCTGTACGGAATATGGTTGCTACTGTGCAAGCCTGCAACTTGGAGGAGCATCTTTATAACATTACCCTCCTTCACGGCCTAGTTGAACGACTGCCTACAATGGTGAAACTAAACTGGGCCACACACCGTGTACGGCTTCCGAGGGTGTCACTATTGGAGTTTAGCGACTGGCTGTACACTGTGGCAGAAGCAGCCAGTACCGTGACAATGTCGTCGACGTCACTACCTGCGTACGAAGCAAAACCTCGTAGAAGCGGAAACAGAGAAGATGGATTTATAAGTGTTCACTCCGAACCTCAACCTCAACAAGGGCCCACCTGGACATATCAAGCGAAAGAAGGTTGCGTAGTTTGCCAAAATTCGTGCAGCACTGTGGAAAATTgccctgaatttctgaatttgaaCCACCCCGACCGTTGGGCAGCATTACGAGTCCACAAATTATGCAGAACTTGCCTAGGAACTCACCGTGGACCGTGTAGATCAAACGATATCTGCGGCAAGAATGGCTGCACCTTCAAACACCACCGCCTGCTTCACAATGAACGCGCAGGCACGTACACGGCTGCCAGAGTATCAGCCGAACCCGAGCAAGGCGAAAGCTCCTCAAACAACGTCAATTTAAATCAGCTCAACTGTAACACACACCGATGGAACGAAAAGTCGGTACTGTTTCAGTACGTCCCAGTAGTGCTGCATCACAATGGGAACACTGTGCACACTTACGCATTCGTTGATTGTGGATCGCATATCACACTGCTGGAAGATGAGTTGGCAGCTGATCTGAACCTTCGTGGTGAAAAGCACCCTTTGTGCATCCGATGGACCGCCGATCATTGCCGCTTCGAAGATTCGGCTGAACGAGTTTCACTCCATGTATCCGGAACTGAAAACGAGGACAATAAATTCCTGCTATCAGAAGTGTTCACCGTGAAAGATCTGAAGTTGCCAGCTCAAACGCTCTCCGTGTCCAAGCTTTGCAGAAAATACGGTTATCTGAAAGGCTTACCTGTACAGTCTTATAACAACATTCGCCCACGTTTGCTCATCGGAATGAACAACATTCGACTCGGTCACGCTCTGGATAGTCGAGAAGGCGGCGAAAATGGACCCATCGCCACAAAAACTCGACTGGGGTGGACAATCTTCGGAACCTGCCTGGATGATCATCCCAAGCCGTCTACAGTCCCCTACAGCTTCCACATTTGCTCCCACTCTACCAAAGCTGACGAAAATCTCCACGCCGCAGTTAAGAACTACTTTGCCCTTGATAGCATAGGCATCACCGCATCAAGGAAGGAGCTGTTATCAGTTGACGATGAACGAGCTCTTAAGATTCTACAATCCAACACGCGTCTAGAAAATGGGAGATACACGACGAGCCTCCTGTGGAAGTATGATGATGTACGTCTACCCAACAATAAATCGATGGCCCTCCGACGTCACAACTGCCTTGTGAAAAGGATGAAACGCGAACCGACTTTGGGCGAAACCTTGAAGAACAAAATAGCCGACTACATTCGAAAGGGCTATATTCGCAAGCTATCACATCAGGAAATGCATCAACCTGGTAATCGCATTTGGTACCTACCCATTTTCCCTGTCTTCAACGAAAACAAACCAGGCAAAGTAAGAATTGTGTGGGACGCGGCCGCAGCTGTTAGTGGGACATCACTCAACTCCGTCCTTTTAAAAGGCCCGGATCGTTTGGAGCCTCTTTCGTTCGTCCTATACAAATTTCGGGAGCGTCGGATCGCTATATGTGGAGACATCGAAGAAATGTTCCATCAGGTCAGGATGAATGAGGAAGACCAACAAAGCCAACGATTCTTCTTCCAAGACAAAATGGATACGAGTGAACCTGACGAATACGTGATGACTGTCATGACGTTTGGGGCTACATGCTCGCCGAGCTCCGCCAACTTCGTCATCAACCAAAATGCAGAACGTTTTGCAGGACAGCTACCAGAAGCAGCCAGTGCGATTCGGAAGAGCCATTATGTGGATGACATGTTGGCTAGTGTCGACACCGAATCCGAAGCCATTCAGCTAGCGGAAGACGTCCGGTTCATCCATCAGCAAGGCGGATTCAAAATGAGAGGATGGATCTCAAATTCCCCAACGGTTAGGACAGCACTCAACAGTGAAAACATCCCAGGCAAGAGCTTGGACCTTAACAAGGAGATCGCCCTGGAGAAGGTGTTGGGAATGTGGTGGAACACCGACACCGACGAATTTCAGTTCAAACTATCGAAAGAGCGATATGCAGACCTGCTGACCGGCGTTAAGCACCCAACAAAGCGGGAGCTACTCAGCATGCTCATGTCCGTTTACGATCCACTAGGTCTGATTGCAAACTTCCTCATGCCTCTGAAACTCTTGCTACAGGAGATATGGCGGTCAGGTGTATCCTGGGACGAACCGATAGAGTTTCGTCATATGCAAAAATGGAGAGCATGGTTGAAATATCTCCCCCAAGCAAGCTCCGTTCGAATCCCACGATGCTACACAAAGGGGCGCTCATACGAGAAACTGAGCATCGAGCTGCATACATTTGTGGATGCTAGCGAACTCGGATACTGCGCTGTGTCGTACCTACGATTTGAGCAAGCTGAACAAATCGATTGCGTTTTGGTGGGCGCCAAAACCAGGGTGGCTCCCCTGAAATTTGTTTCAATACCGCGTCTGGAACTCCAGGCGGCTGTAGTTGGAACCCGACTTGCCAAAAGCATCCAAGAAGGACATTCAATTGGAATAACGCAACGCTACTTCTGGACAGACGCTGCTGATGTTTTGTGCTGGTTGCGTTCAGACCACCGGACATACTCACAGTTCGTGGCCTTTAGGATAACCGATATTCTGGAGTCCAGCGATATTACGGAATGGAAATATGTACCCACCAAGGAAAACGTTGCGGACGAAGGCACGAAGATTCAGCGACAAATAGAATTTGATGCTGACAGTCGATGGAGAAGGGGACCACCGTTCCTCTGGGGACCAAGAAACAACTGGCCATTGGAACCGTTGCCAAAGAAGATGACCACACTAGAAATTCGACCGAGCATGCTCCATCACGCAGTAGCTCCGGTTCTTGATTGTCTACAAGCCGACAAATTTTCCAGTTGGCATCGTTTGCGACGGATTACTGCCCTAGTAGCTAGATTCCCGTCGAACATAAGACAAAGAATTGCAGGAGGGTCACCGGTGGCTGGTCCTTTGACGAGTACAGAACTTCTACAAGctgaagtttttcactacaaacGTGCGCAAAATGATGTCTACTCCGATGAAATTACCCTTTTGACTGCGGGGTCAGGTAAGTCCACCCTTCCAAAGGGGAATCGACTTTATAAGCTCACTCCAATCATCGACGATGACGGAGTGCTTCGCATTCACGGTCGCATCGATGCATGTGACTATGTTGGGAAAAACACTAAATATCCAATTGTGCTACCAAGAGGACATGCACTTACAAGGCTGGTTCTCCAAAGCATTCATGAGAAGTATCACCATCTGTGCTATGAGACGTTTGTAAATGAAACCCGCAAAAAGTTCTATATCCCTAAACTCCGCATCGAATGCAAAAGAATCCAATCGAGCTGTCAACGTTGCAAGGTCCGTAAGGCTCAACCAGCACCGCCTGCGATGGGTAATCTTCCAAAAGCGCGACTAGCTGCCTATGTTCGCCCATTTTCTTATATAGGAGTGGACTATTTTGGGCCCTTCAATGTAGCAGTTGGTCGTCGAGTAGAAAAACGCTGGGGGGTCCTAGTGACCTGCCTTACCGTGCGTGCCATACATATAGAATTAGCCCACACCCTTAACACAGATTCGTGTATAATGGCATTGCGCAATTGTTTCGCACGTCGAGGAGTACCGATCCAGATTATTAGTGACCGTGGTACCAATTTCATCGGGGCTGAGAAAGAACTTAAAAACGCTCTGCAATCAATTGACCAGGACGCAATGATCAGGGAGTTCACTACCTCTTCAACTTCGTGGGTATTCAACCCTCCAGCCACTCCCCACATGGGAGGCTCATGGGAGAGGTTGATACAATCCGTGAAAAAAATACTTTATGAAATGCAGCCAAATCGTCTACCAAAAGAAGAGGTGCTGAGAAACTGCCTTATCGAAGTGGAAAACGTAGTGAACAGCAGGCCGCTGACGCATGTACCGATAGAGGACGAATCTTCACCCGCGCTGACACCTAATCATTTTCTGGTGGGATCGTCGAATGGTCTTAAGCCTTTGGTACCGTTTGACGACCGTTCTACATCTCTAAAGCAGTCCCACAAAACTTCGCAAATTCTTGCGAACTTCTTTTGGAAACGTTGGGTGGACGAATACCTCCCAAACATCACTCGACGTACAAAGTGGTTTGCCCCAGTAAAACCAATTGCTGTGGGCGATATAGTTGTTATCGTGGACCCCAAGCAACCCAGAAACTGTTGGCCAAAAGGTAAGGTGTTAGCTACGAATCTTTCGAAGGATGGCCAAGTTCGTCAAGCTTCAGTACAAACATCtggagggatttttcaaagatctGCAGTCAACCTCGCTGTACTGGACGTAGGTGCAAATACGAGCGGATCGGACCAGGGTCCAACCACTGGGGGGGGCTGTTGCGCACGCCCATTGTGCGACGCCGCACCTACTACACCGTGA